A genomic segment from Triticum dicoccoides isolate Atlit2015 ecotype Zavitan chromosome 1A, WEW_v2.0, whole genome shotgun sequence encodes:
- the LOC119275766 gene encoding serine/threonine-protein kinase D6PKL1-like yields the protein MQSSRPPPHAKPPRSAPGHARSRSQLAQVRPDPAHDFEFRFDFLPDAFRFHMDAGAKPAAAKDKEEVLAGFDKVRLSIASSEEEEEDDDGAPPRSTFSGASHPPEPVDEMDPVLVAVDHGRGDKKAPPPAAAAKPVIVWDASPPVSAAASPHSSMGDSSSGGGAVTTTCTSMAPSGTVTSRSAKTSVSSSAASDWSNGTAGAGGSGGAGGKPHKGGDPRWKAVLAARVRDGPLGMGDFRLLRRLGCGDIGTVYLSELSKGGGGAARAPWFAMKVMDKASLESRRKLSRVETEREILQLLDHPFLPTLYAHFETDKFACLVMEFCPGGDLHALRQRQPGKLFPEHAARFYAAEVLLALEYLHMLGVVYRDLKPENVLVRDDGHVMLSDFDLSLRCAASTTLVRPSLPCSASGPNGGACIQPTCFMPKLFGGRSSKKSASAASRSKSGEQQQGAMPELVVEPTGARSMSFVGTHEYLAPEIIKGEGHGSAVDWWTFGVFLHELMYGKTPFKGQTNRATLFNVVGQQLRFPEGGPPTSGASKDLIRGLLAKEPQGRLGVKRGAAEIKQHPFFEGVNWALIRCSTPPGVPRPVEPIAFAAMPAKSASMDRVETNYNSSKRVPAGPGADHVESGGKFLDFEFF from the exons ATGCAGTCATCTCGCCCTCCACCGCACGCCAAGCCGCCGAGGTCAGCCCCGGGCCACGCGCGCTCCCGCTCCCAGCTCGCGCAGGTGCGCCCGGATCCCGCCCACGACTTCGAGTTCCGCTTCGACTTCCTTCCCGACGCCTTCCGCTTCCACATGGACGCCGGCGCCAAGCCGGCGGCCGCGAAGGACAAGGAGGAGGTCCTTGCTGGGTTCGACAAGGTGAGGCTCAGCATTGcgtccagcgaggaggaggaggaggacgacgacggggCGCCGCCGAGGAGCACCTTCTCCGGGGCCAGCCACCCGCCGGAGCCGGTCGACGAGATGGACCccgtgctcgtcgccgtggaccaCGGGCGGGGCGACAAGaaggcgccgccgccggcggcggcggccaagcCGGTGATCGTGTGGGACGCGTCCCCGCCGGTGAGCGCCGCCGCGAGCCCGCACAGCAGCATGGGCGACAGCTCCTCCGGCGGCGGGGCGGTCACGACCACCTGCACCAGCATGGCGCCCAGCGGCACCGTCACGAGCCGGAGCGCCAAGACCAGCGTCAGCAGCAGCGCGGCCAGCGACTGGAGCAACGGCACGGCCGGCGCCGGCgggagcggcggcgcgggcgggaaGCCCCACAAGGGGGGCGACCCTAGGTGGAAGGCCGTCCTGGCGGCGCGCGTGCGGGACGGGCCCCTCGGGATGGGGGACTTCCGGCTGCTCCGCCGGCTCGGCTGCGGCGACATCGGGACGGTGTACCTCTCCGAGCTcagcaagggcggcggcggcgcggccaggGCGCCGTGGTTCGCGATGAAGGTGATGGACAAGGCGTCGCTGGAGAGCCGCCGGAAGCTGAGCCGCGTGGAGACGGAGCGCGAGATCCTGCAGCTGCTGGACCACCCCTTCCTCCCCACCCTCTACGCCCACTTCGAGACCGACAAGTTCGCCTGCCTCGTCATGGAGTTCTGCCCCGGCGGCGACCTCCACGCCCTCCGCCAGCGCCAGCCCGGCAAGCTCTTCCCGGAGCACGCCGCAAG GTTCTATGCCGCGGAGGTGCTCCTTGCGCTGGAGTACCTGCACATGCTCGGGGTGGTGTACCGCGACCTGAAGCCGGAGAACGTGCTGGTCAGGGACGACGGCCACGTCATGCTCTCCGACTTCGACCTCTCCCTCCGCTGCGCCGCCTCGACGACGCTGGTCCGGCCGTCGCTGCCCTGCAGCGCCTCCGGCCCCAACGGCGGCGCCTGCATCCAGCCCACGTGCTTCATGCCCAAGCTCTTCGGCGGCCGGAGCAGCAAGAAGAGCGCCTCCGCGGCCTCCAGATCGAAGAGCGGCGAGCAGCAGCAGGGCGCCATGCCGGAGCTCGTCGTGGAGCCGACCGGCGCGCGGTCCATGTCGTTCGTGGGCACGCACGAGTACCTGGCGCCGGAGATCATCAAGGGGGAGGGCCACGGCAGCGCGGTGGACTGGTGGACCTTCGGCGTGTTCCTGCACGAGCTCATGTACGGCAAGACGCCGTTCAAGGGGCAGACGAACCGGGCCACGCTGTTCAACGTCGTCGGCCAGCAGCTCCGGTTCCCGGAGGGCGGCCCGCCGACGAGCGGCGCCAGCAAGGACCTCATCAGGGGCCTGCTGGCCAAGGAGCCCCAGGGCCGGCTCGGCGTGAAGAGGGGGGCGGCCGAGATCAAGCAGCACCCCTTCTTCGAGGGTGTCAACTGGGCGCTCATCCGGTGCAGCACGCCGCCCGGCGTGCCCAGGCCCGTGGAGCCCATCGCCTTCGCAGCAATGCCGGCGAAGTCGGCGTCCATGGACAGGGTGGAGACGAATTACAACAGCAGCAAGAGGGTGCCAGCAGGGCCAGGGGCAGACCATGTGGAGTCTGGAGGGAAATTCCTCGACTTTGAGTTCTTTTAG